In Kutzneria kofuensis, the DNA window GTGCGAGTAGTACAGCTTGGACGTCTGCCAGGGCTCGCCGGCCTCGGGGAACTGGTCGGGGTCGGCGGCGGCGTCGAAGGCCGCGACGGAGACCTCGTGGCAGCGGATGTGGTCGGGGTGCGGGTAGCCGCCGTTCTCGTCGTAGGTGACGATGACGTGCGGCCGGAACTCGCGGACCACCCGGACCAGCGCCTCGGTGGACTCCTCCAGCGGCACCAGCGCGAAGCAGCCCTCGGGCAGCGGCGGCTTGGGGTCGCCCTCGGGCAGGCCGGAGTCGACGTAGCCGAGCCAGCGGTGCTGGATGCCGAGGATCTTGGCGGCGGTGGCCATCTCCTCGCGCCGGATCTCGGCCATGTTCTCCAGCACGTCCGGCCGGTCCATGGCCGGGTTCAGGATGCTGCCCCGCTCGCCGCCTGTGCAGGTCACGACCATCACGTCGTGGCCCTCGGCGACGTAGCGCGCCATTGTGGCGGCGCCCTTGCTGGACTCGTCGTCGGGGTGTGCGTGCACTGCCATCAGGCGCAGCTTCTCGGCCATGGTCCCCTCATCGTCGTATCCACCCTGCCCGCCGGCCTCACCGGGGGCCCAGGGATACTCAACCGGGCGGTCAGAGCCATTGTTCCAAAGGGGTCCGACAGTCCCGAGCGAGGAGGCGACATGGTCACACAGCGTGAGCTCCCGGCCGGCCGCTACGGCTCCCGGGACAAGCGTCGTGGCCCGCGCTGGGCGTACTGGGCATTACTCGGCGTGTTCGTCGTGGCCGGCCTGGTGGTGGCCTACGTGGCGTACGTCAACCTGGGCGACGGCCCGATCACGACCGAGGCCGCCCGGTACACCGTCGTCGACGACGGCTCGGTCAGGTTCGGCTTCACCGTCACCCGCGACGACCCGTCCAAACCGGCCGACTGCATCGTCCGGGCCCGCGCCGGCGACGGCGACGAGGCCGGCGTCCGTGAGGTCTACGTGCCCGCGGGCGGCGCCCAACGCACGGTCGACACGGTGGTGCACACCTCGAAACGAGCAGTGATCGTGGAGGTGTACGGCTGCTCGTACCAGGTGCCCCCTTACCTGAAGAACAACTAGCCGCCAAGCGGGTGAACCGGCCCGCAAGCAGTCGTGGACCTGCGAAAATTCCGACGCCGGGCACTGGCGGCGTGCTAGAATCGTTCGACAGCACGGCCCCTTTCCACGGGCCGTGTTTTTCCGTTCCGGGCCTCACGGCCCGGAAGTTCCCGGCATGCCATTGGCATGTCGGTGCCCGCGTGTCCGACATGGGCCCGGAGTACGACGAGGAGTTGGTGACCGTGAGCGAGACCCAGGTGACCTGGCTGACCCAGGAATCCTACGACCGGCTCAAGCACGAGCTTGACGAGCTGATCGCGAACCGCCCGGTCATTGCCGCCGAGATCAACGCTCGGCGTGAGGAAGGCGACCTCAGGGAGAACGGCGGGTACCACGCCGCCCGCGAGGAGCAGGGCAAGCAGGAGGGCCGGATCCGTCAGCTGCAGGAGCTGCTGCGCGCCGCCAAGGTGGGCGAGGCGCCCGCCAACGACGGCACCGCCGAGCCCGGCAAGGTGCTCACCGTCCGTTACGAGGACGACGAGGACACCGAGCAGTTCCTGCTGGCCACCCGCGAGGAGGGCGCGGAGGGTCCCCTGGAGGTGTTCTCGCCTGCGTCCCCGATCGGCCGCGCGCTGCTGGGCGCCAAGGAGGGCGAGACCCGGGAGTACGAGCTGCCCAACGGCAAGAACATGAAGGTCACGCTGGTCAAGGCGGTGCCCTACACCGGCTGAGCCACGGCCTTGCCGCCCTGGTCGCCGCTCACGGTGACCAGGGCTTTTGCTCGTTCGCGACCCGCTGCAGCAGCGGCCGGACCCGCGGCTCGATCGGCGTGGACAGCGCGATCGCCGTCGACGTCCGCTGCACGCCCGGCACCGCGACCACCTCGTCCACGACCCGCTGCAGGTCGTCGTTGGACCGCGCGACCATGCGCACGTGCAGGTCGCCCTGCCCCGTGGTGGCGTGCACCTCGCAGACCTCGTCGATGGCGGCCAGCTGCGCCGCCACCTCGGAGCGGCGCCCCTGGGCGATCTCCAGCACCGCGAACGCCGTCAGCCCGTAGCCCATCGCGGCCAGGTCGACCGCGGGCGGGAAGCCGCGCAGGATGCCCCGCTCGGCCAGCCGATCCAGCCGGGCCTGCACGGTGCCGCGGGCCACGCCCAGTCGGCGCGAACATTCCAGCACCCCCAGCCGGGGCTCGTCGGTGAGCAGCAGCAACAGCCTCGCGTCGAGCGCGTCCATCGGTTCCCGGTCCATCTGGTCAGTCTGCCCAGTTCTGCCGGCGATATCCACGGTTGACTGGACATCATGTCCAGTGAAATCACCGGCTGTTGCGCACGATGTCGTCGCGAAGGATCCTTCGGCTAGCTGATTGCACACCGCCACGGGGAGGGTTCCGCCATGACCGAGATGTTGGACGACGTCAGCTTCGAATCGCTCAGGCAGCTGGTCGGGCTGGTCGACTACGACGCGTCGAAGGACCCGTTCCCGGTCAAGGCGATGGACGCGGTCGTGTTCGTGGCCGGCAACGCCACCCAGACCGCGTGGTTCTACCAGGTGGCCTTCGGCATGCAGCTGGTCG includes these proteins:
- the mca gene encoding mycothiol conjugate amidase Mca, producing MAEKLRLMAVHAHPDDESSKGAATMARYVAEGHDVMVVTCTGGERGSILNPAMDRPDVLENMAEIRREEMATAAKILGIQHRWLGYVDSGLPEGDPKPPLPEGCFALVPLEESTEALVRVVREFRPHVIVTYDENGGYPHPDHIRCHEVSVAAFDAAADPDQFPEAGEPWQTSKLYYSHGFSRAKLVAFHEALLARGLESPYEEWLANWDPNRKDNMERVTTQVDCADYFEQGLAALRAHATQIDPTSRWFAVPLDLQREVWPTEEYELVRSLVDTTLPEDDLFAGVREKVHV
- a CDS encoding DUF4307 domain-containing protein, which produces MVTQRELPAGRYGSRDKRRGPRWAYWALLGVFVVAGLVVAYVAYVNLGDGPITTEAARYTVVDDGSVRFGFTVTRDDPSKPADCIVRARAGDGDEAGVREVYVPAGGAQRTVDTVVHTSKRAVIVEVYGCSYQVPPYLKNN
- the greA gene encoding transcription elongation factor GreA, yielding MGPEYDEELVTVSETQVTWLTQESYDRLKHELDELIANRPVIAAEINARREEGDLRENGGYHAAREEQGKQEGRIRQLQELLRAAKVGEAPANDGTAEPGKVLTVRYEDDEDTEQFLLATREEGAEGPLEVFSPASPIGRALLGAKEGETREYELPNGKNMKVTLVKAVPYTG
- a CDS encoding Lrp/AsnC family transcriptional regulator, giving the protein MDREPMDALDARLLLLLTDEPRLGVLECSRRLGVARGTVQARLDRLAERGILRGFPPAVDLAAMGYGLTAFAVLEIAQGRRSEVAAQLAAIDEVCEVHATTGQGDLHVRMVARSNDDLQRVVDEVVAVPGVQRTSTAIALSTPIEPRVRPLLQRVANEQKPWSP